In Nitrosophilus alvini, the following are encoded in one genomic region:
- the sucD gene encoding succinate--CoA ligase subunit alpha, translated as MSILVNKDTKVIVQGFTGKEGSFHAEQCIEYGTKIVGGVTPGKGGQTHLDRPVFNTVEEAVKETGATVSLIFVPPAFTSDAVMEAADAGIELAVIITEGAPVKDMMYAKAYATKKGMMTIGPNCPGIITAEECKIGIMPGFIFKKGNVGLISKSGTLTYEASNQVVKQGLGITTAVGIGGDPIIGLSYKQLLPMFENDPETEAIVMIGEIGGTLEIEAAEYIKENITKPVIAFIAGQTAPKGKRMGHAGAIISGGQGTAKEKMDALAAAGVHVVVSPADIGKTVAEALKK; from the coding sequence ATGAGTATTTTGGTAAATAAAGATACAAAAGTAATAGTACAAGGCTTTACAGGAAAAGAGGGAAGTTTTCATGCTGAACAGTGTATAGAATACGGTACTAAGATAGTAGGCGGTGTAACTCCCGGAAAAGGTGGTCAGACGCATCTTGACAGACCCGTTTTTAACACCGTAGAAGAAGCGGTAAAAGAGACCGGTGCGACAGTAAGTCTTATTTTTGTTCCTCCTGCATTTACCAGTGATGCAGTGATGGAGGCTGCAGATGCGGGTATTGAGCTTGCCGTCATTATAACGGAAGGCGCGCCTGTCAAAGATATGATGTATGCAAAAGCTTATGCAACTAAAAAAGGTATGATGACAATTGGTCCCAACTGTCCGGGTATTATCACTGCGGAAGAGTGTAAGATAGGTATCATGCCTGGATTTATATTCAAAAAAGGAAATGTAGGCCTGATAAGCAAGTCAGGTACACTTACATATGAGGCTTCGAATCAAGTTGTAAAACAGGGACTTGGAATCACCACTGCAGTCGGTATAGGCGGTGACCCTATCATTGGACTAAGTTATAAGCAGCTTCTGCCTATGTTTGAAAACGATCCTGAAACGGAAGCGATCGTTATGATAGGAGAGATAGGCGGAACTCTGGAGATTGAAGCTGCTGAATATATAAAAGAGAATATTACAAAACCTGTTATAGCATTTATTGCCGGTCAGACTGCGCCTAAGGGTAAAAGAATGGGTCATGCCGGTGCTATAATCTCTGGAGGACAGGGTACGGCAAAAGAGAAGATGGATGCATTGGCGGCTGCAGGCGTTCATGTGGTTGTTTCACCGGCTGATATCGGTAAAACAGTTGCTGAAGCACTGAAAAAATGA
- the sucC gene encoding ADP-forming succinate--CoA ligase subunit beta, translating into MNIHEYQAKEIFRSYGVPVPRGYVAFTPDEAVKAAEELGGNLWVVKAQIHAGGRGKAGGVKLARSLDEVREIALQLLGMTLVTHQTGPEGKKVEKVYVEEGADIQKEYYLGMVLDRASEMPVMMASTEGGMEIEEVAAKTPEKIIKVAIDPAIGFQGFHGRKLAFGLGLPKEEIGTFIKFAKALYDVYMDKDANMIEINPLIKTGSGEFIALDAKMGFDDNALYRHPDIQEMRDLSEEDPVEVEAAKYGLSYVNLDGNVGCMVNGAGLAMATMDIIKHEGGEPANFLDVGGGASPETVAKGFELILQDKNVKSIFVNIFGGIVRCDRVANGILEATKITEVNVPVVVRLDGTNADIAADILKNAGIKNIISATDLEDGAKKAVAAAKGEL; encoded by the coding sequence ATGAATATACATGAATATCAAGCTAAAGAGATATTTAGAAGCTACGGTGTACCTGTTCCGAGAGGATATGTGGCATTTACGCCTGATGAAGCTGTAAAAGCGGCAGAAGAACTTGGTGGTAACCTATGGGTTGTCAAAGCGCAGATACATGCGGGCGGCAGAGGAAAAGCCGGCGGTGTGAAGCTTGCAAGGTCTTTGGATGAAGTCAGAGAGATCGCTTTGCAACTTTTGGGAATGACCCTTGTTACGCATCAGACAGGACCGGAAGGCAAAAAAGTTGAAAAAGTATATGTGGAAGAGGGCGCAGATATACAAAAAGAGTATTATCTAGGTATGGTTCTTGACAGAGCATCTGAGATGCCAGTTATGATGGCTTCTACGGAAGGTGGTATGGAGATTGAGGAGGTAGCGGCTAAAACTCCCGAAAAGATAATTAAAGTAGCCATTGATCCTGCTATTGGATTTCAGGGTTTCCACGGAAGAAAACTGGCCTTTGGACTTGGATTGCCGAAAGAAGAGATAGGAACTTTTATAAAGTTTGCAAAAGCTCTTTATGATGTATACATGGATAAAGATGCCAATATGATAGAGATAAATCCTCTTATTAAAACAGGAAGTGGAGAATTTATAGCTCTTGATGCAAAAATGGGATTTGATGATAACGCTCTTTACAGACATCCCGATATTCAGGAGATGAGAGACCTAAGCGAAGAAGATCCTGTAGAGGTAGAGGCGGCAAAATACGGTTTGAGTTATGTTAATCTTGACGGCAATGTAGGTTGTATGGTTAACGGTGCAGGTCTTGCGATGGCTACAATGGATATAATCAAACATGAGGGCGGTGAACCGGCAAACTTCCTTGATGTGGGAGGTGGAGCGAGTCCGGAAACTGTTGCCAAAGGATTTGAACTTATACTTCAGGATAAAAACGTAAAATCTATTTTTGTCAATATATTTGGCGGGATTGTCAGATGTGACAGAGTAGCAAACGGTATACTTGAAGCTACAAAAATAACTGAAGTTAATGTTCCTGTTGTAGTCAGACTTGACGGAACAAACGCAGATATAGCGGCTGATATTTTGAAAAATGCAGGTATCAAAAATATCATTTCTGCTACAGACCTTGAAGACGGTGCCAAAAAAGCGGTTGCGGCAGCAAAAGGAGAGCTATAA
- a CDS encoding Fe-S-containing hydro-lyase, translating into MSNVYYMKTPLSEDDVTKLKAGDIVYLTGTIYTARDAAHKRLVDLIERKEELPFPLEGAVIYFVGPTPPKPGEPIGSAGPTTSYRMDKYSPTLIKHGLKGMIGKGKRNEEVKEACKKYKAVYFGATGGAGALLSKTITESVIIAYEELGPEAIRMLKVENFPVTVINDTYGNDLYEEGRKKYEVKE; encoded by the coding sequence ATGAGTAACGTATATTATATGAAAACACCGTTAAGTGAAGATGATGTAACAAAACTGAAGGCCGGTGATATTGTCTATCTTACCGGAACAATTTATACAGCAAGAGACGCTGCTCATAAGAGGCTCGTTGATCTTATAGAGAGAAAAGAGGAGTTGCCTTTTCCTCTCGAAGGAGCAGTAATTTATTTTGTAGGACCTACTCCTCCGAAGCCTGGAGAGCCAATAGGGAGTGCAGGACCCACTACAAGCTATAGAATGGACAAATACTCTCCTACTCTTATCAAACATGGGCTCAAAGGTATGATAGGAAAAGGAAAAAGAAATGAGGAAGTAAAAGAAGCCTGCAAAAAATATAAAGCGGTCTATTTTGGTGCTACCGGTGGAGCGGGGGCGCTTCTTAGCAAGACGATTACTGAATCGGTAATCATTGCTTATGAGGAGCTTGGTCCTGAAGCTATAAGGATGCTTAAAGTAGAAAATTTCCCCGTAACTGTTATAAACGATACTTACGGTAACGATCTTTACGAAGAGGGAAGAAAAAAATACGAAGTCAAAGAGTGA
- a CDS encoding fumarate hydratase has protein sequence MREVLYEDVVNAIKNMIIHTATNLPEDALKALKKAKEEEKSPVAKKVLEQILLNAEIAKTEEKPLCQDTGLAVFFVKVGEDVKVVGGTLKDAINEGTQKGYKEGYLRASTCDCFTRENLKDKIGYNLPAVIHFDLVEGDKIEIEYAAKGGGSENVSRATVLAPAQGKEGVIDFVKKVISDAGPNPCPPIIVGIGIGGTFEKAAISSKHALFREVGTENPDPDMREFEKEILYELNKLGIGAMGMGGTQTVLAVHIEKNPCHIASLPVSVNVQCHSSRHTHIVI, from the coding sequence ATGAGAGAAGTTTTATATGAAGATGTAGTGAATGCTATAAAAAACATGATTATACATACTGCTACAAATCTTCCCGAAGATGCGTTAAAAGCTTTGAAAAAGGCAAAAGAAGAAGAAAAAAGTCCTGTGGCGAAAAAAGTTCTTGAGCAGATACTACTAAATGCTGAGATTGCTAAAACAGAAGAGAAACCTCTTTGCCAGGATACCGGTTTAGCAGTATTTTTCGTTAAAGTCGGAGAAGATGTAAAAGTTGTTGGCGGAACTCTTAAAGATGCTATAAATGAAGGTACGCAGAAAGGGTACAAAGAGGGGTATTTGAGAGCTTCGACTTGCGACTGTTTTACAAGAGAAAATCTAAAAGATAAAATCGGTTACAATCTTCCTGCAGTTATACATTTTGATCTTGTTGAAGGCGATAAAATAGAGATAGAGTATGCTGCAAAAGGTGGTGGCAGCGAAAATGTAAGTCGTGCGACAGTATTGGCACCTGCCCAGGGTAAAGAGGGAGTAATCGACTTTGTTAAAAAAGTCATATCTGATGCAGGTCCAAATCCATGCCCTCCTATAATTGTAGGTATAGGTATAGGAGGAACTTTTGAAAAAGCCGCTATATCGAGCAAACATGCACTTTTCAGGGAAGTTGGCACGGAAAACCCCGATCCGGATATGAGAGAATTTGAAAAAGAGATTCTTTATGAACTTAACAAACTAGGAATTGGGGCTATGGGTATGGGCGGTACCCAGACTGTTTTAGCGGTTCACATAGAAAAAAACCCATGTCATATTGCCAGTCTGCCTGTAAGTGTCAATGTTCAGTGCCATAGCAGCAGGCATACACATATTGTTATTTAA
- the mdh gene encoding malate dehydrogenase, which yields MIEQSKVAIIGAGNVGSTVAYSLAVQGVCHEIVLLDRDKERAKGKALDMSQAAAAIRSHTVVKSADSYEDIRDSRVVVITAGSPRKPGMSRDDLLMINAEITKEVATEVKKVAPDAILVMVSNPLDAMTYVALKTAGFSTKQVVGMAGILDSARMAHFIHEKLGFGAGQIRASVIGGHGDDMVPLPRYSTVAGIPLTDLLSEKDIDDVVERTRHGGAEIVGYLKTGSAFYAPGKSTAIMVEAILKDTKQIYPCAVYLDGEYGYRDIVNGVPVMLGKEGVEKIIEVTLNEKEKEMFAKSIDSVARLIETLKKNNFFEDTK from the coding sequence ATGATAGAGCAAAGTAAAGTTGCGATTATCGGAGCCGGCAATGTGGGAAGTACCGTTGCATATTCATTAGCGGTGCAAGGTGTATGCCATGAAATAGTATTGCTAGACAGAGACAAAGAGAGAGCAAAAGGGAAAGCTCTTGACATGAGTCAGGCTGCAGCCGCAATCAGAAGTCATACGGTTGTAAAATCGGCGGACTCATATGAAGATATCAGAGATTCCAGAGTTGTTGTGATAACAGCAGGGAGTCCTAGAAAACCTGGAATGAGCAGAGATGATCTGCTGATGATTAATGCGGAAATAACCAAGGAAGTAGCAACAGAGGTAAAAAAAGTTGCTCCTGATGCAATATTGGTTATGGTATCAAATCCCCTTGATGCTATGACTTATGTTGCATTGAAAACAGCCGGTTTTTCTACAAAACAGGTTGTTGGAATGGCGGGAATACTCGATAGCGCCAGAATGGCACACTTTATTCATGAAAAACTGGGATTTGGTGCAGGACAGATCAGAGCAAGTGTCATAGGTGGACATGGAGACGATATGGTTCCTCTTCCCAGATACTCCACAGTAGCTGGAATACCTCTGACAGACCTTCTTTCAGAAAAAGATATCGATGATGTTGTGGAAAGAACCAGACACGGAGGAGCGGAAATAGTTGGATATCTAAAAACAGGCTCTGCATTTTACGCACCTGGAAAATCTACAGCAATAATGGTGGAGGCAATTTTAAAGGATACAAAACAGATATATCCTTGTGCAGTCTATCTTGACGGAGAATACGGCTATAGAGATATTGTAAACGGAGTTCCCGTAATGCTTGGAAAAGAGGGTGTTGAGAAGATTATCGAGGTGACTCTCAACGAAAAAGAGAAAGAGATGTTTGCAAAAAGTATTGACTCTGTTGCGAGATTGATAGAGACACTAAAGAAGAATAACTTTTTCGAGGATACGAAATGA
- a CDS encoding NADP-dependent isocitrate dehydrogenase: MAQTPKIVWTKIDEAPALATYSLLPVVKAFVKEAGVDIELRDISLAGRIIAEFSDKLPEDKKQSDELAYLGELVLKPEANIVKLPNISASIPQLVAAIKELQSQGYDIPDFPEEPKTAEEVALRERFSKLLGSAVNPVLRQGNSDRRLSEAVKQYAKKHPHKMRDVSPDSKSYVAHMDKNDFYQNEQSFIAPKDMKIKMVFEGNDGKVEELKEIDLLEGEVFSAASLNRCELKEFYQNVIDDAKKKDILFSLHVKATMMKISDPVYIGDAIRVYYKELFDKFGKELEEIGFDPNNGLVDLENKMSKLPEGVQNEIKECINEIYKKQPRMYMVDSDAGITNLHAPNDVIIDASIPAVIKNGLKGWGPSGEVEDCVITVPDRTYARMYKEIVSDIVKNGQFDPAKVGTVQNIGLMAKKAEEYGSHDKTFFPPSDGVIKVVDEEGNTLLCHSVHEGDIYRGYSAKDDAIVDWVKLAVRRSKESGYPIVFWLDSNRAHDANLIKKVVDVLKGEDLNGVEYHVMAPEQAMKFTLKRFRSGLGTIAATGNVLRDYLTDLFPIIEVGTSARTLSIVPLLNGGGVFETGAGGSAPKHVEQFLKEGHLRWDSLGEFMALVESFKLANKQGASDKAVIIADALDRAVGQYLDKDMTPKRKVGELDNRGSHYYLATFWAEELAKCGDSELEAIFAPVAKSLKENEQKILDEIRAAEGKPQDVGGYFHPDDEKAEKAMRPSATFNAIIDSI, from the coding sequence ATGGCACAAACACCAAAAATAGTCTGGACAAAAATAGATGAAGCTCCAGCATTGGCGACATATTCGCTTTTACCTGTGGTAAAGGCTTTTGTCAAGGAAGCGGGAGTAGATATCGAACTAAGGGATATCTCTTTGGCCGGAAGAATCATAGCAGAATTTTCCGATAAACTTCCGGAAGATAAAAAACAGTCTGACGAACTTGCTTATCTGGGTGAGCTAGTTTTGAAGCCGGAAGCCAATATTGTAAAACTTCCAAATATCTCAGCATCAATTCCTCAGTTGGTAGCGGCAATTAAAGAGTTACAGTCTCAGGGATATGATATACCCGATTTCCCTGAAGAGCCAAAAACTGCTGAAGAGGTTGCTCTTAGGGAGAGATTTTCAAAGCTTCTAGGAAGTGCTGTTAACCCTGTTCTAAGACAAGGTAACTCAGACAGAAGACTTTCTGAAGCTGTTAAGCAGTATGCGAAAAAGCATCCTCATAAAATGAGAGATGTAAGCCCTGACAGTAAAAGTTATGTAGCTCATATGGATAAAAACGATTTTTACCAAAATGAGCAATCTTTCATAGCTCCGAAAGATATGAAAATCAAAATGGTTTTTGAAGGCAATGACGGAAAGGTAGAAGAGCTTAAAGAGATTGATCTTCTTGAAGGTGAAGTATTTAGTGCAGCATCTCTTAACAGATGTGAACTAAAAGAGTTTTATCAAAACGTTATAGATGATGCTAAAAAGAAAGATATTCTTTTCTCGCTACACGTGAAAGCTACCATGATGAAAATCTCTGACCCTGTTTATATCGGAGATGCTATAAGAGTCTACTATAAAGAGCTTTTTGATAAATTCGGAAAAGAGCTTGAAGAGATAGGATTTGATCCAAACAACGGTCTTGTCGATCTTGAAAACAAAATGTCCAAACTTCCTGAAGGTGTTCAAAACGAGATCAAAGAGTGCATCAATGAAATCTATAAAAAACAGCCAAGAATGTATATGGTTGATTCAGATGCAGGTATTACAAACCTTCATGCGCCAAACGACGTTATCATAGACGCCTCTATTCCGGCAGTTATCAAAAACGGACTTAAAGGATGGGGACCAAGCGGTGAAGTAGAAGATTGTGTAATTACAGTTCCGGACAGAACATATGCAAGAATGTATAAAGAGATAGTTTCTGATATCGTTAAAAACGGACAGTTTGATCCTGCAAAAGTAGGAACAGTACAAAATATCGGTCTTATGGCCAAAAAGGCTGAAGAGTACGGAAGCCATGACAAAACTTTCTTCCCTCCAAGCGACGGAGTTATCAAAGTCGTAGATGAGGAAGGTAATACACTACTTTGCCACAGCGTACACGAAGGAGACATCTATAGAGGATACAGTGCTAAAGATGATGCTATCGTTGACTGGGTAAAACTTGCGGTAAGAAGATCTAAAGAGAGCGGATATCCAATCGTATTCTGGCTTGACAGCAACAGAGCACATGATGCGAACTTGATCAAAAAAGTTGTTGATGTACTTAAGGGCGAAGATCTCAATGGAGTAGAATATCATGTAATGGCTCCAGAACAGGCTATGAAGTTTACATTGAAAAGATTTAGAAGCGGACTTGGAACAATTGCTGCTACAGGTAACGTTTTAAGAGACTACCTCACTGACCTTTTCCCGATAATTGAAGTTGGAACAAGTGCAAGAACACTATCTATCGTTCCGTTGCTAAACGGTGGTGGTGTGTTTGAAACAGGTGCAGGCGGCTCGGCTCCAAAACATGTGGAGCAGTTCTTGAAAGAGGGACACCTAAGATGGGATAGCCTTGGAGAGTTTATGGCACTTGTCGAATCATTCAAACTTGCAAATAAACAGGGCGCAAGCGATAAAGCGGTAATAATAGCCGATGCACTTGATAGAGCCGTTGGCCAGTATCTTGATAAAGACATGACTCCGAAAAGAAAAGTTGGTGAGCTGGATAACAGAGGAAGCCACTACTATCTTGCCACTTTCTGGGCAGAAGAACTGGCCAAATGCGGTGATAGCGAATTAGAAGCGATTTTTGCACCTGTTGCCAAGTCTTTAAAAGAGAATGAGCAAAAAATTCTCGACGAGATAAGAGCAGCAGAAGGGAAACCTCAGGATGTTGGCGGATATTTCCATCCAGATGACGAGAAAGCTGAAAAAGCAATGCGTCCAAGTGCCACATTCAATGCGATTATAGACTCAATATAG
- the mltG gene encoding endolytic transglycosylase MltG, translating into MAIKKLNIILFIAEIVLVIITVLVYYLANPINSSKVVYIPKGPINKIISYLEDKSFSLSGIDSYIVRFIGKPQSGWIDIGQKKLSRGDFLYKLTTAKAPLIEITLIPGETTTLFLKEVAEKLGLSYEKLKNEFFIQSPFKEGVILPETYHIPKGIDEKHLIYYLVNNSLKRHKEIANKIFGRYEQDKWFGKYITIASIIQKEAANEKEMPLISSVIYNRLKKGMPLQMDGALNYGDYSHTKITRKRIQSDLTRFNTYKFKGLPPYPVCNVSLSAIKAAVFPAKTEYLYFVKSGKKRHKFSKTYKNHINNIKSVKK; encoded by the coding sequence ATGGCTATAAAAAAACTTAATATTATCTTATTTATTGCAGAAATCGTTTTAGTTATCATTACAGTTCTCGTCTATTATTTGGCAAATCCTATAAATTCTTCAAAAGTTGTCTATATTCCGAAAGGCCCTATTAACAAGATTATATCATACCTTGAGGATAAAAGTTTTTCGCTTAGCGGTATAGATTCATATATAGTTAGATTTATAGGAAAACCTCAGTCTGGCTGGATAGATATCGGGCAAAAGAAGCTTTCTCGTGGAGATTTTCTCTACAAGCTTACAACTGCAAAAGCTCCGTTGATAGAGATAACGCTTATTCCAGGTGAGACAACAACTCTTTTTTTAAAAGAGGTTGCCGAAAAACTCGGTCTTTCATATGAAAAACTAAAAAACGAATTTTTTATCCAGTCTCCTTTCAAAGAGGGTGTGATACTGCCCGAAACATATCATATACCAAAAGGTATAGATGAGAAACATCTAATATACTACCTTGTAAACAATTCACTGAAAAGACATAAAGAGATAGCGAACAAAATATTTGGCAGATATGAACAGGATAAATGGTTTGGAAAGTATATAACTATTGCTTCTATTATTCAGAAAGAGGCTGCAAACGAAAAGGAGATGCCGCTGATCTCCTCCGTAATTTATAATCGTCTGAAAAAAGGAATGCCTCTGCAAATGGACGGGGCATTGAATTATGGTGACTATTCGCATACTAAAATAACAAGAAAGAGGATACAATCCGATTTGACAAGATTCAATACCTACAAATTCAAAGGACTGCCACCGTATCCTGTATGCAATGTGAGTTTGAGCGCTATAAAGGCGGCTGTTTTCCCCGCAAAAACCGAATATCTATATTTTGTAAAGTCCGGAAAAAAGAGACACAAGTTTAGTAAAACTTATAAAAATCATATCAATAACATAAAATCTGTGAAAAAATGA
- a CDS encoding AsmA-like C-terminal domain-containing protein, with the protein MYLKLDKKLIVNIKELNIKKEKHAKREKDIEKFIDSFHYLPLIFQKIEIERVNFLNYHVTFLYKDDVFYIDTDKYRFAAKLNIVDHTLFADIPQLEIKGFDLFFEGLLKLDLKTENAKFKGKYFIYGIEGKILAKKRGNKIFTKIDSGYFKNEDLKKVVEKFDLEEIIKSWIYKNIVAKKYRLKYLSAIIDLKLKYLVVPDSIEGIAYGYNTKIFFNEKTPPVICKKVTATYQKSTLSFDIEKPRYLNKNLDGSRVKINDIIYRNANIDIIIKTESPLDDEILSLLKTYDVDLPLYQKKGKIKAVLKIHILFREPKPEIKGVFVTRNSVLSIKGIDFYMEDATVKLDGTKVTVEPSKIALDDILKSSIKGAIDTDNKKAEFHLGIDEIKISSLKRDILYAKNIKENLLIDFKDQNTTTLLFKNMGIKMVMKPEKKYIYIKELKKLEQYSDFLKNIKIDRGHLNIITQNFKSFDIDGFVVKKNEILTFKGAYVSDFYFKGKILEKSATVDINEKIKIFYKDILDISLKDYDIHIKSDMFDQNDTGSDSALKNIRLNGKNSNIIIDNHLLLCENYILVKKGSLIDFLSTYKSGKVILTGTTKNFKITGSNLKEELVSRFIDFYGINGGLYNLQANGNTKNLTGKITFYNAVLKDFALLNNILAFLNTVPALITFSDPGYSQHGFKVKKGVMNFRLVNKVLYIDSLKFEGSSTNIEGSGILDLNRNTIDMRLKLKTFKRISTVVSKIPLAGYILLGEDGSISTVLKIRGDLMKPKIESKLPEETIKAPLNIIKRTLELPFKLFK; encoded by the coding sequence TTGTATCTGAAACTAGATAAAAAACTAATTGTCAATATCAAAGAACTCAATATTAAAAAAGAGAAACATGCGAAAAGAGAAAAAGATATAGAAAAATTTATCGACTCTTTTCATTATCTGCCGCTTATTTTTCAAAAAATAGAGATAGAACGTGTCAATTTCCTAAATTATCATGTTACTTTTCTATACAAAGATGACGTTTTTTATATAGATACCGACAAATACCGTTTCGCCGCAAAACTTAATATTGTTGACCATACTCTCTTTGCAGATATTCCTCAACTGGAAATAAAAGGATTTGATCTTTTTTTCGAAGGTCTACTGAAACTCGACCTAAAAACGGAAAACGCTAAATTCAAAGGAAAATATTTTATATACGGTATAGAAGGAAAGATTTTAGCAAAAAAAAGAGGAAATAAAATCTTCACCAAAATCGATAGCGGCTATTTTAAAAATGAGGATTTGAAAAAAGTGGTAGAAAAGTTCGATCTAGAAGAGATTATAAAAAGTTGGATTTATAAAAATATCGTTGCAAAAAAATATAGACTAAAATATCTAAGTGCGATTATAGACCTGAAACTCAAATATCTTGTAGTTCCTGACTCTATCGAAGGTATAGCTTACGGATACAATACAAAAATATTTTTCAATGAAAAAACACCCCCCGTTATATGTAAAAAAGTTACTGCAACGTACCAAAAGAGTACTCTCTCTTTTGATATAGAAAAACCCAGATACCTGAATAAAAATCTCGACGGAAGCCGTGTCAAGATAAACGATATCATTTATCGCAATGCAAATATTGATATCATTATAAAAACCGAAAGCCCTCTTGATGATGAAATACTCTCATTGCTGAAAACCTACGATGTGGATCTTCCTCTCTATCAGAAAAAAGGGAAGATAAAAGCTGTATTAAAAATACATATTCTGTTTAGAGAACCCAAACCCGAAATAAAAGGCGTTTTTGTAACCCGAAATTCTGTTTTGAGTATAAAAGGTATCGATTTTTATATGGAAGATGCTACGGTTAAGCTTGATGGAACAAAAGTTACCGTTGAGCCTTCAAAAATCGCTTTGGATGATATACTGAAAAGTTCAATCAAAGGTGCTATAGATACAGATAACAAAAAAGCCGAATTTCATTTGGGAATAGACGAGATAAAAATCTCTTCTTTGAAAAGAGATATTCTTTATGCAAAAAATATAAAAGAAAATCTGCTGATAGATTTTAAAGATCAAAACACTACAACTTTGCTATTTAAAAATATGGGAATAAAAATGGTTATGAAGCCGGAAAAAAAATATATTTATATTAAAGAACTGAAAAAACTAGAGCAGTATTCTGATTTTCTCAAAAACATAAAAATAGACAGAGGCCATCTAAATATCATTACCCAAAATTTCAAAAGTTTTGATATCGATGGTTTTGTGGTCAAAAAAAACGAAATCCTTACTTTTAAAGGAGCCTATGTTAGTGATTTCTATTTTAAAGGTAAAATCCTAGAAAAAAGCGCAACTGTAGATATAAACGAAAAAATAAAAATCTTTTATAAAGATATATTGGATATTTCACTTAAAGATTATGATATCCACATAAAATCTGATATGTTTGATCAAAACGATACCGGTTCTGACTCAGCCCTTAAAAATATAAGATTAAACGGAAAAAATTCAAACATCATTATAGACAATCATCTTCTTCTATGTGAAAACTATATTCTTGTAAAAAAGGGAAGTCTTATAGATTTTCTTTCAACCTACAAAAGCGGTAAAGTTATTTTGACAGGAACAACAAAAAATTTCAAAATAACAGGTTCAAATCTCAAAGAAGAGCTTGTCAGTAGATTTATTGACTTTTATGGTATAAACGGTGGACTATACAATTTACAGGCAAATGGCAACACAAAAAATCTAACCGGAAAAATAACTTTTTACAATGCGGTTTTGAAAGATTTTGCCCTTTTAAATAATATTCTTGCATTTCTAAATACCGTACCTGCACTCATAACTTTTTCTGATCCCGGATATAGTCAACACGGTTTCAAGGTAAAAAAGGGGGTTATGAACTTCAGGTTAGTCAACAAAGTCTTATATATAGATTCTTTGAAATTTGAAGGTTCAAGTACCAATATCGAAGGTTCCGGAATTTTAGATCTTAACAGAAACACTATCGATATGCGATTAAAATTGAAAACTTTTAAAAGAATTAGTACAGTTGTAAGCAAAATCCCTCTTGCCGGTTATATACTTTTGGGAGAAGATGGCTCTATCAGCACGGTTCTAAAAATCAGAGGCGATCTTATGAAACCGAAAATCGAGTCGAAACTTCCTGAAGAGACTATAAAAGCCCCATTGAATATCATCAAAAGGACTCTTGAACTTCCCTTCAAACTTTTTAAATAG